The sequence below is a genomic window from Nitrosomonas sp..
TTATAGTGTATGGCAGTGCAACAAAATAAAAAATCCCCTTCAAAAAGGGGGATGCATCGATCGCATGATGCTTTGAAAAATCCACCATTAGCCATTGAACCCAGCACAGGAGAGGTTCATCTGCGTCATCATATCAGCCCGAATGGCTATTATCGCGGTAAAAAGGTCGTTCAAACCAAATCCGACGATTAAACAATTTTTCAGCAATTTGTGGTTTATTGAATCTTAAGTGTAGATGAACGGCGCGCCAAAAAGGCTTCGAAATTGGATATCACGGTCGCGATAGATTGCATGGGGGGCGATCATGGTCCTCATGTGACAGTACCTTCAGCGATTGATTATCTAAAACATGATCCCGAAGCGAATATTATTCTGGTAGGTATTCCCGAAGCGATTGAAGCTGAATTACAGGTTGCAAAATTCAAACCCGGAACGCGTGTTAGAATCCATCCGGCAAGTGAGGTCGTGGGTATGGATGAATCTCCTGCGCTGGCTTTGCGTAACAAAAAAGACTCTTCCATGCGCGTTTCGATTAATCTGGTCAAGACAGGTGAAGCCCAGGCCTGTATCAGTGCTGGAAATACAGGCGCATTGCTGGCAACCTCGCGTTTCGTTTTGAAAACAATTCCCGGGATTGATCGTCCAGCACTGGCCGTTGTTTTGCCAACTATCACAGGTCATACTTATGTGCTCGATTTGGGCGCAAATGTCAATTGCACAGCCGAACACCTGTTACAATTCGGGGTTATGGGCGCATCATTGGTCTCATCCGTAGAAAATAAAACTGCGCCTAGTGTAGGGTTGTTGAATATTGGCGAAGAAGAAATCAAAGGTAACGAAATCGTTAAACAGGCAGCAGACTTGCTGCGTGGTAGCGGACTTAACTTTTATGGTAATGTAGAAGGCGATGACATTTATAAAGGGACGACAGATGTCGTTGTCTGCGACGGCTTTGTCGGAAATGTGACGCTTAAAACATCCGAGGGTCTGGCGCAAATGCTGGCTACGTATCTGCGCGAAGAGTTTAAACGTAATTTGCTGACCAAGCTTGCCGGTGTGGTTGCCCTGCCTGTAATCAACGCATTTAAACGCCGGGTGGATCACCGCCAGTATAATGGCGCAAGCTTCCTGGGGCTAAAAGGTATTGTCATTAAAAGTCACGGGTCTGCTGACGTTTTTGCATTTCGTTCAGCAATTAAACGTGCGGCCGACGAAGTGCGCGGCGGTATGTTGCGCCGTATCACTGAACGTGTGGCCGAGTTGTCCAGACAATCCTGAAAGAATAATAACGATTTCCAAGAGAAAGATATAACGTAACGAAAACTGTTAACCAAATGTATTCACGTATCGTAGGTACAGGCAGCTATTTGCCGGAAAAGATTCTAACCAATCATGACTTGGAAAAGATGGTGGAAACAAGTGATGAATGGATACGCTCGCGCACGGGAATTACGCAGCGTCATATTGCGCGTGATGATCAAAAGGCCAGTGATTTGGCGTATTTTGCCAGTCAAGAAGCAATGAAAGCGGCGGGTGTGACCAATAAGGATATTGATTTAATCATTGTGGCAACGACTACACCGGATATGATTTTTCCGAGCACCGCGTGTATTTTGCAAGATAAACTGGGTATAGATCATTGTCCGGCGTTCGATGTACAGGCTGTTTGCAGTGGTTTTGTTTATGCGCTGGCGACTGCCGATATGTTTGTCAGTTCCGGCAAATGCCGGAATGCGCTGATTGTCGGCGCTGAAATTTACTCCAAAATATTGGATTGGAAAGATCGAAGCACCTGTGTTTTGTTTGGCGATGGCGCCGGTGCGGTTGTGCTTTCTCAAAGTGAAGAACCCGGTATTTTATCAAGTCATTTGCATGCCAGCGGCAGTTACAAGGATGTGCTTTCGGTTCCAGGCAGTATCGGTGGTGGTGTGGTTCAGGGCGATCCCTATATCAATATGGAAGGCGGAACGGTTTTTAAATTTGCGGTCAAAGTGCTGGAAGATGTTGTGCATGAGGCGGTTGAAGAAAACAAGTTGACACCTTCGGATATCGACTGGCTGATACCGCATCAGGCCAATATTCGCATTATTCGTTCAACGGCACAGAAACTGGGTATACCCTTGGACAAAGTCGTTGTAACCGTTGACAAACACGGCAATACATCCGCGGCTTCTATTCCTCTGGCACTGGATATGGCGGTGAGGGATGGCCGTATCCATAAGGATCAGCTTGTGCTGCTAGAAGGTGTTGGCGGTGGTTTCACATGGGGGGCGGTACTGCTGCGCTGGTAATCAATGAAATTTGCATTCGTTTTTCCCGGTCAGGGTTCGCAATCGGTCGGTATGATGGCCGGTTACGATGATTTACCGATCATACGTGATACATTTGTTGAGGCATCGGATGTTCTTGCACAGGATTTCTGGGCGTTGGTTAACGACGGACCTGTAGAAGACCTGAATCTGACAGTGAATACACAGCCGTTGATGTTAATGGGGGGAGTGGCTGTGTATCGTGCCTGGGAAGCCATGGGGGGTGAAAAACCTGCGCTTTTGGCGGGACACAGTCTGGGTGAATATACCGCACTGGTTGCGTCGGGTGCGTTAAGCTTTGCTGATGGACTTAAACTGGTTCGTTTTCGTGGACAGGTCATGCAACAGGCTGTACCGGAAGGTGTTGGCGGTATGGCCGCCATACTTGGATTGGAAGATGCGGCTGTAGAAACAGTATGCCAGGAGGTCGTGGCGTTAAACAATCAGGAATCTCTGGAGCCGGCCAACTTTAATTCGCCGGGGCAGGTGGTTATTGCAGGGCATAAGAATGCAGTTTTGAAAGGTATTGAACTGGCCAAGGAAAAAGGGGCCAAGCGCGCCGTAATGCTGCCAATGAGTATTCCGTCGCATTGTCAGCTCATGAAACCTGCGGCCGAGAAAATGCAGCAACAGCTCGAACAAGTGTCATTACGATCGCCGGATATTCCGATCCTGCATAATGTTGACGCAAAGTCGCACGATGA
It includes:
- the rpmF gene encoding 50S ribosomal protein L32, whose translation is MAVQQNKKSPSKRGMHRSHDALKNPPLAIEPSTGEVHLRHHISPNGYYRGKKVVQTKSDD
- the plsX gene encoding phosphate acyltransferase PlsX; the protein is MDITVAIDCMGGDHGPHVTVPSAIDYLKHDPEANIILVGIPEAIEAELQVAKFKPGTRVRIHPASEVVGMDESPALALRNKKDSSMRVSINLVKTGEAQACISAGNTGALLATSRFVLKTIPGIDRPALAVVLPTITGHTYVLDLGANVNCTAEHLLQFGVMGASLVSSVENKTAPSVGLLNIGEEEIKGNEIVKQAADLLRGSGLNFYGNVEGDDIYKGTTDVVVCDGFVGNVTLKTSEGLAQMLATYLREEFKRNLLTKLAGVVALPVINAFKRRVDHRQYNGASFLGLKGIVIKSHGSADVFAFRSAIKRAADEVRGGMLRRITERVAELSRQS
- a CDS encoding ketoacyl-ACP synthase III, encoding MYSRIVGTGSYLPEKILTNHDLEKMVETSDEWIRSRTGITQRHIARDDQKASDLAYFASQEAMKAAGVTNKDIDLIIVATTTPDMIFPSTACILQDKLGIDHCPAFDVQAVCSGFVYALATADMFVSSGKCRNALIVGAEIYSKILDWKDRSTCVLFGDGAGAVVLSQSEEPGILSSHLHASGSYKDVLSVPGSIGGGVVQGDPYINMEGGTVFKFAVKVLEDVVHEAVEENKLTPSDIDWLIPHQANIRIIRSTAQKLGIPLDKVVVTVDKHGNTSAASIPLALDMAVRDGRIHKDQLVLLEGVGGGFTWGAVLLRW
- the fabD gene encoding ACP S-malonyltransferase, producing the protein MKFAFVFPGQGSQSVGMMAGYDDLPIIRDTFVEASDVLAQDFWALVNDGPVEDLNLTVNTQPLMLMGGVAVYRAWEAMGGEKPALLAGHSLGEYTALVASGALSFADGLKLVRFRGQVMQQAVPEGVGGMAAILGLEDAAVETVCQEVVALNNQESLEPANFNSPGQVVIAGHKNAVLKGIELAKEKGAKRAVMLPMSIPSHCQLMKPAAEKMQQQLEQVSLRSPDIPILHNVDAKSHDDVDSIKAILTRQLFSPVRWVDTIKAFAAEGITHSVESGPGNILTGLNKRIDRNLQHVSLTSSEAIRQAVANFK